A genomic window from Terrisporobacter glycolicus ATCC 14880 = DSM 1288 includes:
- the murJ gene encoding murein biosynthesis integral membrane protein MurJ: protein MSKLARATFGLMVATIIAKILGFGRELVLAAGYGTSIYSDAYVTAMNIPQVIFAIIGSTLATVLIPMYMEVHRDEGEEGSLKFVNNVFNLVVIGCLALSVLGFIFTEEIVDVFAMGYEGEALQVAINFTRITILGIVFTGLSYVMTSYLQIKNDFITPGLSSVPKNVIIIVATLLSIKHGPYIMIWGTLLGMVSEFLFQVPYAIKAGYRYVPIIKIKDKYIKKMAWLIAPVLIGVAVNQVNTLVDRTLASTLPAGTVSALNYSNKLISFVIAIFITSISSVIYPILSQLSNENNKERFTASVIKSINCVIILVLPITVGTIVLSLPIVRVLFERGAFDPRGTYLTAVALSMYSVGMVAYGLRDVLGKIFYSLQDTKTPMVNGVIAMGVNMVMDVVFIKFWGLGGLTLATSLSSLACIMLLFRSLKKKIGYYGQDKIVKATVKSLVSSLIMGAVAYYSYHYMIGFTHTGGEAEFIVLMIAVTLAAAVYGGLVILFKIDEIRIVTDVIKRRLKRA, encoded by the coding sequence ATGAGCAAATTAGCAAGAGCCACTTTTGGACTAATGGTGGCAACTATAATAGCAAAAATTTTGGGATTTGGTAGAGAATTAGTTCTTGCTGCTGGGTATGGAACAAGCATATACAGTGATGCCTATGTAACGGCCATGAATATACCTCAGGTTATTTTTGCAATAATCGGAAGTACTTTAGCAACAGTGCTTATACCAATGTATATGGAAGTACATAGAGACGAAGGAGAAGAAGGTTCTCTTAAATTTGTGAATAATGTGTTTAACTTGGTTGTAATAGGATGTTTAGCTCTTTCTGTTCTTGGATTTATATTTACTGAAGAAATTGTAGATGTATTTGCCATGGGATATGAAGGAGAGGCATTGCAGGTAGCTATTAATTTTACTAGAATAACTATTCTTGGAATTGTATTTACTGGCCTAAGTTATGTAATGACTTCTTATCTACAAATAAAAAATGATTTTATTACTCCAGGACTTAGTAGCGTGCCAAAGAATGTAATTATTATTGTGGCAACTTTACTTAGTATAAAGCATGGCCCTTATATAATGATTTGGGGGACTTTGCTGGGAATGGTGAGCGAGTTTTTATTTCAAGTACCTTATGCTATTAAGGCTGGATATAGATATGTACCAATTATTAAGATAAAAGATAAATATATTAAAAAGATGGCTTGGCTTATTGCTCCTGTGTTGATCGGTGTGGCAGTAAATCAGGTGAATACTTTGGTAGATAGAACTTTAGCATCTACATTGCCAGCAGGAACGGTTTCTGCACTAAATTATTCAAATAAATTGATATCTTTTGTTATAGCCATATTTATAACATCAATTTCATCTGTGATTTATCCTATTTTATCACAGTTGTCAAATGAAAACAATAAGGAGAGATTTACTGCCTCTGTTATAAAAAGTATAAATTGCGTTATAATACTTGTTTTACCAATTACTGTAGGAACTATAGTTTTGTCACTTCCCATAGTTAGGGTACTTTTTGAAAGAGGAGCCTTTGACCCAAGGGGAACTTATTTAACAGCAGTGGCTTTATCCATGTACTCTGTAGGAATGGTTGCATATGGTTTAAGAGATGTTCTTGGAAAGATTTTTTACTCTTTACAAGACACAAAAACTCCAATGGTAAATGGTGTAATTGCCATGGGTGTGAATATGGTTATGGACGTGGTGTTTATTAAGTTTTGGGGACTAGGAGGTCTTACTTTGGCTACTAGCTTATCTTCCCTTGCTTGTATTATGTTATTGTTTAGAAGTTTGAAAAAGAAGATTGGATACTATGGACAAGATAAGATTGTCAAGGCTACAGTGAAAAGTCTTGTGTCATCTTTGATTATGGGTGCTGTAGCTTATTATTCTTATCATTATATGATAGGATTCACTCATACTGGGGGAGAAGCGGAGTTTATTGTGCTGATGATTGCTGTTACTTTGGCAGCGGCTGTGTATGGTGGTCTTGTTATATTGTTTAAGATTGATGAGATTAGGATTGTTACGGATGTTATTAAAAGAAGATTGAAAAGAGCTTAG
- a CDS encoding PqqD family protein, with protein MKINGDFMIREIAGDTILVATGQASQNFNGMITLNEVGAFILQKIEECKNENELISKILDEFEVDKNIAREDTKEFIEQLLKMGIVLNAD; from the coding sequence ATGAAAATAAATGGGGATTTTATGATAAGAGAGATTGCAGGAGATACTATTCTTGTTGCAACAGGACAAGCTTCACAAAATTTTAATGGAATGATAACGCTAAATGAAGTTGGAGCATTTATTTTACAAAAAATTGAAGAATGTAAAAATGAAAATGAGTTAATTAGCAAAATTCTTGATGAATTTGAAGTAGATAAAAATATAGCTAGAGAAGATACTAAGGAGTTTATTGAACAGCTTTTAAAAATGGGGATAGTTTTGAATGCTGATTAA